The following is a genomic window from Hugenholtzia roseola DSM 9546.
TGAGGTGGTCGGAGGGCGTAACGATAATGTTGGCGTTGGGATTGCGCTCGCGGATTTTGTAGGCGGCGTAGGCAATACAAGGAGCGGTATTTTTAGCCGTCGGCTCTAATAAAATTTGGTCGTCGCTTAGATGGGGGAGTTGGTGCTTTACTAATTCGTAATAAGCGGCATTGGTTACGACAAAGTAGTTTTCAGGTGGGCAGAGTGCCGAAAAGCGTTGCGAGGTCTGTTGGATAAGGGTCTTGCCTACGCCCAATACGTCTTGAAATTGTTTGGGATAGTGTTGGCGGCTGAAAGGCCAGAAGCGGCTTCCGATACCGCCCGCCATAATGACAACATATTGATTGTTATTTTTCATAGTCGCAAGTTTTGTGTTTGCTTTTGTTGGGAGTGGGTTGTGGCTCAAATAGGAAATAAATAGGGTCATCTTTTTGGCAGGCACTATAAAAATACGATTTCTTTGAGGCGTTGGCACTCTGCCTGCTGATTGAGTCTTTCTATGATTTGATTGCGCATCAGGCTCAAATTATTTTTTAGCGCAGGGGCTTCTATTTTCACAAAAAGCGTTCCTTCTTTTAGTGCGATTTGTTGGGTATGCTTGCTAACAGTTTTGCCCAAAACCTGATGCCAAGCGGCGACAATTTTTTGCTCTTCTAAGTGCTTATCTAAGCCATAGGCTTTCAAAAATTGGCTAATAGCCTCGTTCAAACTGATGGGGTTGCGCTGCATATAGGCGAAAGAAAATGGACGAAAGAAATAGACACGAAAGAAATAAAAAACAAGGAGAAAGCAAAGGCAGGGGACAGAGAAAATATAACAAACCCTAACGCTCAAACGTTAGATAGGTGCGAAGATACGCTTTTTTTAGCCAAAAGAAAAAAATCGCAGCCATAAAACGCAAACATAAAAATTTGCGAGTCGGTTTTTGGAAAAACGCCCTGTCCTGCTCTTTTTGTTGTTTCTTATATAAAAGAATATCCGTATCTTAGCCTTTGCTTTTTCACCAAACCTATTTCAGACGTGGTCAAGAGTCCCTTTAAAGTATTAGACGCATACGGTCGTGAAGACAAGGATATTTTCTTTGGTCGGGATAAAGAAATTCAAGCCCTTTATTCCAAAACCACAGAAAGTAACCTCATCTTGCTCTATGGGGCTTCGGGGACGGGCAAGACAAGCCTGATACACTGCGGACTATCGAGCCGCTTCGGAGAGGACGAATGGCTGCCCCTTTTTGTACGCCGCAAAGACGACATTGCTTCTTCTACCGTAGAGGAAATCAATAAGTACCTGCCGCGCCGTCTTAAAGGCAATACGCCCCTGCCTTTGGCTATCAAAGCCCTGCACTTGGCACACTTTCGTCCGATTTATCTTATTTTTGACCAATTTGAAGAAATTTTTATTAGCGGTACAATAGAGGAACAACGCCATTTCTTTGGCTTCCTCGAATTGATGCTACAAAGCGAAATTAAGTGTAAAATTATCTTGGTCATTCGCGAAGAATACTTGGCGTATCTTTCTGAATATGAGGAACAAGTGCCTTCACTTTTCGACCACCGCTTGCGCATCGAGCGCATGCGTCCACATCATGCCAAAGAGGTTATCTTGCGTTCTGCCTTAGCCTTCGGAATCCAGATGGTTGCCCCTTCCCAGACGGCTGACATGATGACCGATTTATTGAGTTTTGACAATGAAATTGAACTGACCTATCTACAAGTTTATCTCGATAGGCTTTATACAGAGGGCTATGAGCGCGAAAAGAGTTTGCCCGTAACCTTTTCACCCGAATTAGTGGCAGAGGTAAGCGATATAGACGATGTCTTGGGCGATTTTTTGGAGGCGCAGGTACAAAACGTGATGCGCGTCTTGCCTCATTCCGAACAAGAACATATTTGGGACATCTTACAACAACTCATCACCGAAGAAGGCACACGCACCTCGCTCTCTATCCAAACCCTATTACAGAACTTAGAGAAGTTTCAGATTAGCCGCCCGATTATTGATTTTTGTATAGAAGAATTGCGACAAGCCCGTCTATTGCATATTTTAGATGGGCGCATAGAGTTGGCGCACGACAGTTTGGCAGCCAAAGTGTATGAAAAAATATCTGCCGAAGACCGCCTTCGCGCTATGGTTTTGGCAGTCATCAAAGATGGCATGACGCGCTACCAGCGTTTGGGCGTTTTGATGGATAAGAAAGATTTGGAATACATTGCGCCTCATTTAGAGGATTTGCGTTTAGATAAGACCGAACTTGCCCTTATTGAGCGTAGCAGAAAACGCCTTCGTCGTCTTCGGAATTGGCAAAATGCTTCTGTTGCTTCGTTTATTGTGGTGCTGTTGGCACTTTTGGGTTGGGCAAGTGTGGAACGCTACAAAGCCGTAGAGCGTGGGCTTGCTTTGGAAAAGGAAAAAATAGATGCCCAAGAAAAAGCCAAAAAGCAGGAGGAGATTTCGCGCCGTTTAGATGAGTACTTAGGGCTATTTTTGGCAAAAGAGAAGGAAGTGGAGATGCGTCAGAAGGAAGTGAGTAGCTCTTTGGATAGCATCAAAAAAATAGAAACGCGCCTAAAAAATGCCTTAGATAGTGCCGAAATTATGCGTCGTCGCGCTGAAAGGAGCAATCAGGAAGCCTTAGAAGCCAAACAGCAGGCGGAGGTAGAAAAAGAGAGGGCTACCCAGTTGCAAAGGGTTTCGAAAGCCAATGAGCTTGCGGCTCGCGCCCTTTTGGAAGCGGAAAGAAAGCCTTTCTATGCTATCAGGGTTGCAGAAGCTGCCTACAAACTCGATGCCAATACCAACACAGAAAATGCCCTTATCAATATCTTTCAGCAGGAATACTTTTCACGTTATCGCGATAGGAAACGCCCGATTGCGGTGCAGGTTAGAAGTTTTTTACAGGCAAATTTTGCCCCACAGCTCACGCCACAGCAGAGGCGCGAACTTGGCATTTAGCCTACTATCAAAGCACCTACAAAATAGCATTTTGTATTTGTTTTTTGCTATTTTTGCAGTATCTTACCATGCAAATCGATGGTTTGCTCTGCTGATAGGTCGTAGTCGGAGGCTACGCCCAATAGGGGGTGGGAAGCACTTAAACCAGTAGATGAGTTTTAATTTTATGATAGAAAAACAAGCACAACAAGATATTGATTTTTTATTTAATACATTTGATGTGATATTTTTATCTAATAAAATCAACTTATTAGATAAAAATATATTTGTTATAAGTAGATTGATTTCAAGTAAAGAAAAAATGATTTTTAATAACTTTACAAAATGTGAAAACTTTATCAATCTCAATAATGAGTCTGAAAATATTTGGCATGAAATATTATATAAATTTGATAATGAAAATTTATATAATCTTAAAAAACACTTTAAAATAAAAAATAATCAAACTAATAGTAGTTGGCTTGTAGAACCATCTTATTATTTTTTATTTCAGCAAAAAGAGAAAATAGTAGCTGTTTTAGGCTATATTCCCCCTAATGACCTAAGACATGAACAATGGAAAAATGATGTTCAGATAGAGGAAGGTGAAAGTTTACAAAGATTAGCAATAGAACAAATCGTTTCATACTGTTTTTTTAAAAATGTAATAAATATGAAATTTTAACAAAAAAGATAAAATCCCCCGTTGTCCGTAATATTCCCACCAAAAAAACAACCCAAATGTTAGGCTTAGTCGCAGACTAAGCCTTATCGAGAAGGGTTAAGCCTCGTCTTTGCCTGCATTGCAATAGACCGACTATCAAAAATTGTTACGCGCTTTTTTGGCTCTTGTATTCGTAAAGGCAGATGCCAAAATTGGTCAGGGCATAAAAAATCGGCAAAATAAAAGAGAAAACAATAAAATAATAATCACCTTGTTCTGAAAAATACAAGGCAGCTATAGCGTAGGGTAAAATTGAAAAGAGATAAAGCAGGCGCAGAGTCATAAAAAAGCGGTTTCTACCTTCGTGCTTGTTTTGGTAGCTATAAAACAAACTTGGCAGAACGCTAAAAATCATATTGTAAAAACCCAGCGGTATGAGCAGCAGCAGTGCAAGTGCAGCAAGGAGGGGAAAGCCCACTGTTTCGCCAGAGAAAAAAAGCACAACCGAGCTAATGATAAAAAGTCCTTGTATGCGTAGGTCGAGTTGGCGCGAGGGGAAGAAAGAGATTTTCATATAAAAGGGAGTAAAATGGGGAACAAAAAGTTGGACATAAGATTGCTGTCTTTCGCTATAAAGATGCAAAAAAGTGGCTTTTACACAAACTTTTGCCCCCTTTTTTTGTGTTCTTTTTTTAGCCACAAGGCTTCAAAATATTACCAAGATTGCTTTGAAGTGTGTATTTTTGCAACATGGAAGAGAGAGACTATTCGGAATACAAGGCTTTTTTGAGTAAAAACCCTATTTTTGAGCGCATTAGCAGGTGTGCGGCAGAATTGAAGATGCCCGCCTATGTCATTGGCGGCTATGTACGCGATTTCTTTTTGGGCAGAAAAAAAGCCAAACAAGACATCGACATCGTCTGTGTAGGCAGTGGCATAGAGTTAGCAAAAGCCCTTGCCAAGACCTTTAAGCCTGCGCCCCAAGTCGCTATTTTTAAGCGATTTGGTACGGCTATGCTCAAAATTGACGACATAGAGTTAGAATTTGTAGGCGCAAGAAAAGAATCTTACGACTTCGACTCACGCAAGCCAACGGTAGAAAATGGCTCACTTACCGACGACCAAAATCGCCGCGATTTCACCATCAACGCCTTAGCTTTGAGTTTGCAAAAAGAGGAATTTGGCAAGCTCTTAGACCCTTTTGGGGGACTTGCCGATTTGCGGCGCAAAATTATCCGAACGCCCCTTGATGCTGATATTACCTTTTCCGACGACCCCTTGCGCATGATGCGTGCGATTCGTTTTGCGGCTCAACTCAATTTCGACATCGAGGCTGATACCTTTGCCGCCATCAGCAAAAATAAGGAGCGCATCAGTATCGTTTCGCAAGAGCGCGTTACGACGGAATTAAACAAAATTATCGAGACCCAAAAGCCTTCTTATGGCTTTAATTTACTTTTCGAATCGGGACTCTTGGCGTTGATTTTTCCGCAAATGGCACTCTTGCATGGCGTAGAGAGCATCGATGGAAAGGCACACAAGGATAATTTCTACCACACTTTGAAGGTCTTGGACAACACTGCCCAAGTTTCCGACGACCTTTGGCTAAGATGGGCAGCCATCTTACACGACATTGCCAAGCCACAGACGAAGCGTTTTGACAAAAAAGCAGGCTGGACTTTTCACGGACACGAGGAGCGAGGCGCACGATTAGTGCCTAAAATTTTTCGCGACCTGCGTCTGCCCTTAGACCAAAAGATGCGCTTTGTGCAAAAATTGGTGCGCCTGCACTTGCGCCCGATTGCGCTGGTCAAGGAAACCATTACCGATTCGGCTATCCGCCGCCTACTTTTTGAGGCAGGCGAAGACATTGACGCGCTTATGAAACTTTGTCGTGCCGATATTACCTCGAAAGACCACAACCGCGTCAAGCGATACTTGCAAAATTTTGACAAGGTAGAAAAGAAAATGGCAGAGGTAGAGCAAAAAGACCGCCTGCGCAATTTTCAACCCGTAGTAGATGGCGAACTTATCATGACAACCTTTGGCATCAAGCCTTCGCGCGAAGTGGGGCTTATCAAAACCGAAATCAGAGAAGCCATCTTGGAGGGCATCATTCGCAACGAATACGACGAGGCGTATGCTTTTATGTTGGCGGAAGGCAAAAAATTAGGGCTTACGCCGATTGAATCTGCTAAAAAAGCATAATTTTTGATACTATTTCCGCTGGTCTGTTTTTCGGCATGGTTTTAGAACTTTGCGTGAAAAGTCGTATGATTGTCGGCAGCGTTTCAGATGTGTCTTTTTTCCTATTTGGATAAACTTGCTAATTTTTATCTGATAGGAAGCACAACACACGAACGAGGATAAAACCGCCGACTTGTGTATAGGCAGAGGTAGGTTGGGTAAAGTGCTTTAAAAAAGCCTCTGCTATTGTAAAATTTGATAACACACCAATCATTTTACTGTCCTAACTTTTTAATTTTAGATATGAAATATATCGCTACAAAAAAACAAAACCTTATGAAAAACACAAGTACGTGGGCTTTTAGGCTTTCGCAAAGACTTGTTTGGAGTTGGGTGCTATCTTTCGGATTGCTACCGACACTCTGGGGGCAGATGGATTTAAAACCTACTGCTACCGAAGCCTTGCTCAATGTTTCGGTTGTGGATTTCAAAAAAAATCCCAAACCCAATGAGGTCATTCGTTTTGTCAATACCACCAGCAAGGAGGTTTTTGCCAAAACCAGCAATGCAGAAGGCAAATGTCAGTTTTTACTACCCAAAGGGCATGCCTATTCTATTCAATACAAAAATTATAGTAAAGATGTGGAGTATAGCCAAGTGGCAATCCCCAACGCGCGTGGCATGCTCAAAATCGAGGTCTTGGTACGATTCCAAGCTGCCCGCACTTATACGCTCGACAACGTCCATTTTGCCACAGGAAAAGCCGAATTAGCAAAGGTTTCCTACAAATCCTTAGAAGAGTTGGGCAATATGATGAAAACCAATCCGAACCTGGAAATTGAAATCGGCGGACATACCGATAATGTAGGCAGCCCACAGGCGAACCTCAAACTTTCGCAAGACCGCGCCGAGTCAGTACGCCAATATCTCATCAAGGTAGGGATTCAGCCAAACCGTATTATCGCCAAGGGCTATGGCGATACGCAACCTGTTTCCGATAATAGCACCGAAGAAGGGCGTGGTGAGAATCGCCGCACCGAAGTCCGAATTTTGAAAGAGTAGGACTAAGCCCAAGACAAGGCTAAAATTACTAATTATCGAGCCAATAAAGTCGTTACAAAAAGTCCCTACCGCTTCTTAAAAAGTGGTAGGGACTTTTTGCCTGAGTTGATACGTTTGGAGATTTTGCTAAAATGACTTTTATTTGTATATTGCAATGCGAAATGTCGGTCTAATAAATTTTTAACTCTACAGACAAAATGATTATTTATAACAGCCCTTATATTGAATTATTTTTCTTTGAAGAAGACTCTTGTTTAGAGTGGATTTGGACACCCAAATCAGAAGATTTAACAGAGGTCTCGTTTAAACAAGAGTTTATGAATTGTTTGGCGTTAATCAAGACGCATAAACCTCAGAAAATGTTGGCAGATTCGAGTAATCAATATTTTACCGTTGCACCAGACTTGCAAGAATGGGTTAGTCAACATGTTTTTCTTCCTTCTTTTAAGGTGGGCTTAACATACATTGCTATCGTACTAAGCAAAGATGTTTTTGCTCAACTTTCTATCGAACAAGCGATGACCGAGGAAGGCTCTGAGCATTTTCATATACGTTACTTTGATAACAGAAATGAGGCAAAGGCTTGGCTTAATAGTCAATTTAAATAAAACAGAGTAAAAAACGCACTGCCTTGTAGGGTAGTGCGTTTTTTGGGTTAGAAAAGAAGCAGCCTCTATTTCACAACATTAAACTTGCGTGTATAGATGCCCTTTTCTGTACTGATTTTGACGAGGTAAGTACCAGCAGCAAGGTTCTGTAAAGAAATTTGCTTGTTGAGTTTTCCATCAAAATCATTTTCTTGTTGGGTTAGGATATTTTGTCCGATGGCATTGAAAATTTCCAATTTCAACCAAGCCGATTGCGGAGCTTCCAAACGAAGGTCGAAGCTGCCACTGTTCGGATTCGGGAAGAGTTGGAGTGAAGTATTTTCTGTTTGCTCATCAGTATCCAAGATAATAGACGGACGAATGGTTACAACATTCGAGAAGCGTGTGCGCTTGAAATTGTTATAGACATCGCGATAAACGGCACGGATAGCAAACTGTACCGTTACGCCATTCAAAAGCCCTGTAACGGTGTATTGATTCGTCGTGCTAACGCCTACACGTGTAGAAAGGAAGCGTCCGTCGAAGGCATAGATTTCGTAATACTCTATTTCCCACCAGTTATCAGGCGGCAAATTCCAGCTAAGATAGGCTTCGCGGCTACCGGGTGCGCCTGCCAAAACGATGTCATAGCGTCCTCTTGCGCCGCCGTCGCCTGTGTCGATGTCGAAGGTAGTATCGCAGACTACTTCGACAAACTTAGTCGTAGTGCAGCCGAAGCGCGTAACATCTACGCGATATCTGCCGAATACTTCTGCCATTACCGTTGGCGAAGTGCTAAGTGGCACAGGGAAATTATCAGCAAAATACCAAGTATAGCCGATATTATCTACATTCACATCACCATCTGCGGGGGTTGCGTCTAAAAGGATAGGGTCGCAAGCGAAAGCCGTATCAGGTAAGGTTAGGATAGGATTGGCGCAAGCTACATTTGCCGTAACAAATACCGATTCACAACCTTCACGCTCTGCTTTTACCGTATAATCACCTAATTCAAGCCCTGTAATAGGGTTTCCTGTGAAAATAGGCGTAGTCAAATCGTTGGCATTGTACCAAGTGTAGGTAACGCCCGTATCTCCACCATTTGAAGTAACGGCTTGCAGCGTACCGAAGTTGGTTACTACTGCATTTGCTACCGAAACGAGTGGTGTTACGTTGTAGCGGATTTGTGTAGTATCGCGGCGCAAACAACCACTAACCGAAGATGTTGCTACCAAAACGACAAAGGTATTGACAGGGTCATCATTGACATCAGCGGTAAGCGTTGTATTCAAAATCGCATCAGTAGAGATAAGCGTACCGGCAGGAGTTCGCCATTCGTAAGTTACGTCGGTTGGGTCGTGCGAAGGTAGGCTTCCATCAATTACGACATTTGGTTCTCTTTCGCAGAAGAAAAGGTTTTCAGGAAGAGCTAAAATCGGCGCGTTGCCTCTGTTAGAAAGGGTGATGTTTTCGTAGTTAGCGAACGTACCACCTACAACCAAGGCAGGGTCGTAATAACCGCCAGGGTAGAGCAAGACTACACGATAGCGATAGGTTGTGTTGGGCAATACGGTTTCGTCTAAAAACGAAGTAACTCCTGTTGGCACTTCTCCTACTTCTACCCAGCCTGTTGCACCTGTTAGGTCAGTAGTGCGTTGGATAGAGAAAGCCGCCGTACCTGCATTTTGAGGAGTCCAGCTTACCAATACCCCTTCGCACTCTACATTTTCCAAATCTATTGTTACCGCAGGAGCAGCAACGGGTACGCAACCAATGACCATATCGTCAATCGCCCAACCTTCGCCTTCTACAACACTTGTTGAGTAGTAAGATAAACGCAGGCGCACGTTGCTTTGTCCCGCCATACCTACTAAGGGGCGCGAAACAAGGGTATAGTTAGGATAACCAAGCCCTGAACCATTGCCACCGCCCCAAGCTAAGTTGGGAACACGGTTTAAGTTCGGGTGGTCGGTGTTGCCTGTCAAACCACCGATAGGGTCATTGGCAGTAGTAGGAGCTTGGTTGTACCAGTTTGAGCTACCTGCAATTTGGTCTAAATACTGCCAAGCACCCCCATTGATGGAGGCTTCTACCCAAAGCACGTCCCAGTTGTTGGTTCTAAATTGAAGTTGGAAGCGAATATCAGGGTCGACTAATAAAGATGAAAAGTCATAGACAGGCGAGGTTACGCGAAGTGTTCCATTGTTCAAACGCCCAAAATCGCCATCTGCATTTGTTACCAAAGCATTGGGAGGCGAAACAGCACCGTTCATAATGCCAAAGTTAGGAGTTCCTACTTCCCAGCCATCGCCTACTACTACAGTGGCAGGAACAGGGTCTGCCGTCCAGCCTTGTAAAGTGCCATCGTCCCAGTTGTAGATAGCGAAAGAAAGGCTTGCATCACAAGCGGTTGTGATATTGAGTGGCAAGTGGTCGTAGGTTATCGAGAGCGAGTTGTTGGCAGTTGTTGGTTCGCCCGTAATACCTTGTATCGTAACCGTTAGCGTATAGCCACCTAACACAGGCGAGTAGAGTTGCTGTGAAAAGGTATGCGTGTAAGTTTCGAAGGGATTTAGCGTTACGCCCGTCAGGGTTTCGGTAAAGGTAATGGTCTGATTTGCGCCTGTTAGGGTGTAAGTAACGACAGGGTCTGTAATGGTATTGCTACCTAAGTTCGCAATC
Proteins encoded in this region:
- a CDS encoding CCA tRNA nucleotidyltransferase, whose translation is MEERDYSEYKAFLSKNPIFERISRCAAELKMPAYVIGGYVRDFFLGRKKAKQDIDIVCVGSGIELAKALAKTFKPAPQVAIFKRFGTAMLKIDDIELEFVGARKESYDFDSRKPTVENGSLTDDQNRRDFTINALALSLQKEEFGKLLDPFGGLADLRRKIIRTPLDADITFSDDPLRMMRAIRFAAQLNFDIEADTFAAISKNKERISIVSQERVTTELNKIIETQKPSYGFNLLFESGLLALIFPQMALLHGVESIDGKAHKDNFYHTLKVLDNTAQVSDDLWLRWAAILHDIAKPQTKRFDKKAGWTFHGHEERGARLVPKIFRDLRLPLDQKMRFVQKLVRLHLRPIALVKETITDSAIRRLLFEAGEDIDALMKLCRADITSKDHNRVKRYLQNFDKVEKKMAEVEQKDRLRNFQPVVDGELIMTTFGIKPSREVGLIKTEIREAILEGIIRNEYDEAYAFMLAEGKKLGLTPIESAKKA
- a CDS encoding OmpA family protein produces the protein MKNTSTWAFRLSQRLVWSWVLSFGLLPTLWGQMDLKPTATEALLNVSVVDFKKNPKPNEVIRFVNTTSKEVFAKTSNAEGKCQFLLPKGHAYSIQYKNYSKDVEYSQVAIPNARGMLKIEVLVRFQAARTYTLDNVHFATGKAELAKVSYKSLEELGNMMKTNPNLEIEIGGHTDNVGSPQANLKLSQDRAESVRQYLIKVGIQPNRIIAKGYGDTQPVSDNSTEEGRGENRRTEVRILKE
- a CDS encoding ATP-binding protein, with protein sequence MVKSPFKVLDAYGREDKDIFFGRDKEIQALYSKTTESNLILLYGASGTGKTSLIHCGLSSRFGEDEWLPLFVRRKDDIASSTVEEINKYLPRRLKGNTPLPLAIKALHLAHFRPIYLIFDQFEEIFISGTIEEQRHFFGFLELMLQSEIKCKIILVIREEYLAYLSEYEEQVPSLFDHRLRIERMRPHHAKEVILRSALAFGIQMVAPSQTADMMTDLLSFDNEIELTYLQVYLDRLYTEGYEREKSLPVTFSPELVAEVSDIDDVLGDFLEAQVQNVMRVLPHSEQEHIWDILQQLITEEGTRTSLSIQTLLQNLEKFQISRPIIDFCIEELRQARLLHILDGRIELAHDSLAAKVYEKISAEDRLRAMVLAVIKDGMTRYQRLGVLMDKKDLEYIAPHLEDLRLDKTELALIERSRKRLRRLRNWQNASVASFIVVLLALLGWASVERYKAVERGLALEKEKIDAQEKAKKQEEISRRLDEYLGLFLAKEKEVEMRQKEVSSSLDSIKKIETRLKNALDSAEIMRRRAERSNQEALEAKQQAEVEKERATQLQRVSKANELAARALLEAERKPFYAIRVAEAAYKLDANTNTENALINIFQQEYFSRYRDRKRPIAVQVRSFLQANFAPQLTPQQRRELGI
- a CDS encoding DciA family protein, which produces MQRNPISLNEAISQFLKAYGLDKHLEEQKIVAAWHQVLGKTVSKHTQQIALKEGTLFVKIEAPALKNNLSLMRNQIIERLNQQAECQRLKEIVFL
- a CDS encoding T9SS type A sorting domain-containing protein, whose protein sequence is MTKGIQMRFYAWLTLLFALSWQQAQAQITTYPYTENFDAFPTCGTTCATVCNLPAASGWVNVVTDDGDWLTDTGTTPSAGTGPTNDHTLGTAAGRFLFTESSGCNNETIIINSPIFDLSSLTGTPVLRFWYHMFGDDMGTMHIDASTDGGTTWTNDIFPEWTDNLNAWQERIIPLCQYAGQTNMRFRIRGITGPSFESDMAIDDFSIAAAAGLDLSLQAITTPASGNGLSANEVVTIVIRNTGNTTLNAGTSIPVSYQIDALPVVNENFVLTANLQPCQTATYVFTATGDFSAGGLYQLEATVNIGGDILVANNTANVVILNQLFVSTFPYFTDFDGDDGGWIPNVGSGWEWGDPADAYLNDDAPPGGGNAWVTDLNANYANNAFWTVITPTFDFSSFTTASSLPVLAFDHAFITAGTANLDGLYIEYSTDGANTWQLLDESPANLNWYNDLANDWWDGTSSAVLGSIWNRSVTRLPAALAGQGTVQFRFVLESNASLVNEGWAIDNFSLSTAPDPAVTAIINPTAGAFVNLSSPYDVTVTIANLGSNTITDPVVTYTLTGANQTITFTETLTGVTLNPFETYTHTFSQQLYSPVLGGYTLTVTIQGITGEPTTANNSLSITYDHLPLNITTACDASLSFAIYNWDDGTLQGWTADPVPATVVVGDGWEVGTPNFGIMNGAVSPPNALVTNADGDFGRLNNGTLRVTSPVYDFSSLLVDPDIRFQLQFRTNNWDVLWVEASINGGAWQYLDQIAGSSNWYNQAPTTANDPIGGLTGNTDHPNLNRVPNLAWGGGNGSGLGYPNYTLVSRPLVGMAGQSNVRLRLSYYSTSVVEGEGWAIDDMVIGCVPVAAPAVTIDLENVECEGVLVSWTPQNAGTAAFSIQRTTDLTGATGWVEVGEVPTGVTSFLDETVLPNTTYRYRVVLLYPGGYYDPALVVGGTFANYENITLSNRGNAPILALPENLFFCEREPNVVIDGSLPSHDPTDVTYEWRTPAGTLISTDAILNTTLTADVNDDPVNTFVVLVATSSVSGCLRRDTTQIRYNVTPLVSVANAVVTNFGTLQAVTSNGGDTGVTYTWYNANDLTTPIFTGNPITGLELGDYTVKAEREGCESVFVTANVACANPILTLPDTAFACDPILLDATPADGDVNVDNIGYTWYFADNFPVPLSTSPTVMAEVFGRYRVDVTRFGCTTTKFVEVVCDTTFDIDTGDGGARGRYDIVLAGAPGSREAYLSWNLPPDNWWEIEYYEIYAFDGRFLSTRVGVSTTNQYTVTGLLNGVTVQFAIRAVYRDVYNNFKRTRFSNVVTIRPSIILDTDEQTENTSLQLFPNPNSGSFDLRLEAPQSAWLKLEIFNAIGQNILTQQENDFDGKLNKQISLQNLAAGTYLVKISTEKGIYTRKFNVVK